In the Henningerozyma blattae CBS 6284 chromosome 8, complete genome genome, one interval contains:
- the TBLA0H00420 gene encoding uncharacterized protein: MSEPFLPESTILDIISCFQYKIFDIQIYLSQIIVWSHLTMFEKLVQKFRPDPFGLELLTSNQKYISKISFMTLLISSLFMESKRFVLNEKTKVYNFNISKSSVKYFMIFGKESYKLYVYSLIILPQFTFFFKYYSDGNNATFTKNDLVLNYVGWSTFYYLLTNKAITKLKQKYNRSSNFEIKFFLDEEAMKLGSKYHELKSSLNDWYNCLMFHISFHVGSTLCKRAYGEEIISTLLNNIDQRIINCYNLHICYTYFAVASHFLDPDNIKVPKNTFPPSTINNNDPPIKNSRFGKNFY; encoded by the coding sequence atgtcGGAACCTTTTTTACCTGAAAGTACCATTTTAGATATAATTTCCTgttttcaatataaaatatttgacatccaaatatatttatcacAGATTATTGTGTGGAGTCATCTCACTATGTTTGAGAAATTGGTCCAAAAATTTCGTCCAGATCCTTTTGGATTGGAACTTCTTAcatcaaatcaaaaatatatttcaaaaataagtTTTATGACACTTTtgatttcttcattatttatgGAATCTAAAAGATTTGtcttaaatgaaaaaactaaagtgtataatttcaatatctcTAAATCGTCggttaaatattttatgaTTTTTGGGAAAGAAagttataaattatatgtctattctttaattattttaccTCAGTTtacatttttctttaaatattattctgATGGAAATAATGCTACTTTCactaaaaatgatttagtACTGAATTATGTAGGTTGGTCaactttttattatctctTGACTAACAAAGCCATTACTAAattgaaacaaaaatataatagatCATCCAATTTTGagattaaatttttcttagaTGAAGAAGCTATGAAATTAGGATCTAAATATCATGAATTAAAAAGCTCTTTGAATGATTGGTATAATTGTTTAATGTTTCATATTAGTTTCCACGTAGGTTCCACACTTTGTAAAAGAGCTTATGGTGAGGAAATAATATcaactttattaaataatattgatcaaagaattatcaattgtTATAACTTACACATCTGTTACACTTATTTTGCTGTGGCTTCTCATTTTTTAGATCCTGATAATATAAAAGTTCCCAAGAATACCTTCCCACCATCTactataaataataacgatCCTCccattaaaaattcaagatttggaaaaaatttttactga
- the SNU56 gene encoding Snu56p (similar to Saccharomyces cerevisiae SNU56 (YDR240C); ancestral locus Anc_8.464) translates to MSNNINSLKRPRSKAEEDIFIKDKSNNSQPLITNVSIGSKKKIRKLNTNEFYEDLTFNRCFEKIKKYLAGNDHIIKGSVIFIPIEFNRKKIYDIKFNNKEFDDEETDDELDTNNFKNIRNCINQLYRFIPKDKLTLHFPINNKFGPIYLQLKNFNYSECCMVITIILSFKNKKWVAPNRISDLSIINSYDEKTNYLNLNSILMENISLAGSIYLPKNIILEDMTNVKDKDIEKDWIKFIKPCKFENLMSFKEFYVKFSINKNYFYFMINLVNFFKRIKFGHIKKYINQTFKNEIYSYAGILKLNVYEVPYIGQDLFDMNRLIKINKPLIENSKNNLVTYINDLIEYDTNIISEENPINQIATKPSKSGKVLNQHVKSIPNSNNQRQSATRNTNTTINTTQSRQLDRNINQQQPQRYNSGTNTNQRNYPVGQRYGTSNNVNNQLQPNRPASHFMTQDQIKEHCQSTVKASMHSIKSKSLYQIIKAYVKCPRHKYADIIYQNLNDLRGKSNCNIVILHLNNLHESINWFQTLDVSKYTQHIQQPHQSTVRVISIGGTAKDILTALDLIDNILSK, encoded by the coding sequence ATGtccaataatattaatagtttAAAAAGACCCAGATCAAAGGCAGAGGaggatatatttattaaagataaatcgAATAATTCTCAACCTTTAATAACCAATGTTAGTATTggaagtaaaaaaaaaattagaaagtTAAATACTAATGAATTCTACGAAGATTTAACTTTTAATAGGTGCTTtgagaaaataaagaaatacTTGGCAGGTAATGACCATATCATTAAAGGAAGTGTGATATTTATaccaattgaatttaataggaagaaaatttatgatattaaatttaacaatAAGGAGTTCGATGACGAAGAAACGGATGATGAATTGGATaccaataatttcaaaaatatacgAAATTGtattaatcaattatatAGATTCATTCCGAAGGATAAATTAACATTACATTTcccaataaataataaatttggtccaatttatttacaattgaaaaattttaattattcaGAATGTTGTATGGTTATTACAATCATATTATcgtttaaaaataaaaaatggGTAGCTCCAAATAGAATATCAGATTTATcgattattaattcttaTGATGAAAAGactaattatttaaacttaAATTCCATTTTAATGGAGAACATTTCATTAGCAGGTTCGATTTATTTgccaaaaaatataatattagaagatATGACAAATGTTAAGgataaagatattgaaaaagattggataaaatttattaaaccatgcaaatttgaaaatttaatgagctttaaagaattttatgtaaaattttccattaataaaaattatttttatttcatgataaatttagtaaattttttcaaaagaataaaatttggtcatataaaaaaatatatcaatcaaacttttaaaaatgaaatttattcttatgcaggaatattaaaattaaacgTTTATGAAGTTCCCTATATAGGCCAAGATTTATTTGACATGAATAgattgataaaaattaataaaccattaattgaaaattccAAAAACAATCTGGTTACTTATATCAACGATCTGATCGAATATgatacaaatataatatctGAAGAAAACCCCATTAATCAAATTGCTACCAAACCTAGTAAATCTGGTAAAGTATTAAATCAACATGTTAAATCAATAcccaattcaaataatcaaagACAATCTGCAACTCGTAATACAAATACCACCATAAATACTACCCAGTCAAGACAATTAGatagaaatataaatcaaCAACAACCGCAACGATATAATAGTGgtacaaatacaaatcaAAGAAATTATCCTGTAGGACAGCGGTATGGTACTTCTAACAATGTCAACAACCAGCTTCAGCCTAATAGGCCAGCATCCCATTTTATGACACAAGACCAAATCAAAGAGCATTGTCAATCCACTGTAAAAGCATCAATGCATTcaatcaaatcaaaatcGTTGTACCAGATCATTAAGGCCTATGTCAAATGTCCAAGGCATAAATATGCAGATATTATAtaccaaaatttaaatgatctTCGTGGTAAATCAAATTGTAATATAGTTATTTTACATTTAAACAATTTGCATGAATCCATTAATTGGTTTCAAACATTAGACGTTTCAAAATATACACAACATATCCAACAACCTCATCAGAGTACTGTAAGAGTAATTAGTATCGGTGGAACAGCAAAGGATATTCTAACTGCACTAGacttaattgataatatactaagtaaataa